One Coccinella septempunctata chromosome X, icCocSept1.1, whole genome shotgun sequence genomic window carries:
- the LOC123322011 gene encoding SRSF protein kinase 3-like isoform X1 — protein MFCGENVLIGRYKIRVDIINNPIVRMDKNQVHSDYCYANETNYYIDQQLHESADLVSLLYYVLSFAGMIVSIYFLHWSTTFYYRWYAIFYAPIKEEETERNSNQIENIQPPTTRKQHTLRSASCCRLISVCSPKEIEDYDVGEIKEIADCENKSYPQQEDPAEYCPGGYMPISYKTILGDKYHVVRKLGYGHFSTVWLCENIANKEYVAVKVCKSATVFTAVAQDEIKLLQCTRDKNPDHPGSRNIVQMLDFFNCHSINGNHTAIAFEIMGPSLLHLIIQSDYQGIHIPGVKTIVRQVLEGLVYLHDECNIIHTDIKPENILIKVKDSYVKKMVSTTKKFYDLGVLMPKSYVAADRWTELCSPQEEEVNDETFEWTRNRSFPEDYNLGNGGPIRRSKEGTIKGAIWIDPNIEVKIADLGNACWDDHHFTNEIQTKQYRALEVILDAGYSFPADIWSLGCVAFELATGEYLFNPKRYQRCSATADHLTLIWEVLDGIPPYITSKGRNAIRYFDNGRLRHVEDHYLKIWKIEDVLVDKYDWKRIDAIPFASFVESMIEPDPQLRITAAAALQSSWLNE, from the exons ATGTTTTGCGGTGAGAATGTACTGATTGGCAGATACAAAATTCGCGTCGATATCATAAACAACCCCATCGTTAGAATGGATAAAAATCAAGTGCATTCGGATTATTGTTACGCCAATGAGACTAATTATTACATCGATCAGCAACTCCACGAGTCCGCAGACCTAGTTTCGCTTTTATATTATGTGCTCAGTTTTGCAGGGATGATTGTAAGCATCTACTTTTTACACTGGTCCAC TACGTTCTACTACAGGTGGTACGCGATTTTCTACGCTCCAATTAAAGAAGAAGAAACCGAAAGAAATTCTAAccaaatcgaaaatattcaacctCCAACTACTAGGAAACAACATACGTTACGATCAGCGTCTTGTTGTAGACTAATATCAGT GTGTTCCCCGAAAGAGATAGAAGATTATGATGTCGGCGAGATCAAAGAAATCGCGGATTGCGAAAACAAGTCCTATCCTCAGCAGGAGGACCCTGCAGAGTACTGCCCTGGTGGGTACATGCCTATAAGTTACAAAACAATCCTAGGAGATAAATATCACGTAGTCCGAAAACTTGGCTATGGCCATTTTTCCACGGTGTGGCTCTGTGAGAATATAGC GAACAAAGAATATGTGGCTGTTAAAGTGTGCAAGTCAGCAACTGTTTTCACTGCAGTAGCTCAGGACGAAATCAAATTGCTACAGTGTACTAGGGATAAGAACCCCGATCATCCTGGTAGTAGAAATATTGTACAAATGTTAGATTTTTTCAACTGTCATAGTATAAACGGCAATCATACTGCCATCGCCTTCGAAATAATGGGGCCAAGCCTATTGCATCTAATTATTCAAAGCGATTATCAAGGGATTCACATTCCAGGAGTTAAAACCATTGTGAGACAG GTACTCGAAGGGCTTGTATACCTTCACGACGAATGTAACATAATCCATACCGATATTAAGCcagaaaatatactgataaaAGTTAAGGACTCTTATGTTAAGAAAATGGTTAGTACTACGAAAAAATTCTACGACCTGGGTGTTCTGATGCCAAAATCCTATG TTGCAGCCGATAGATGGACCGAACTGTGCAGTCCTCAGGAAGAGGAGGTCAACGATGAAACCTTCGAATGGACAAGGAACAGGTCGTTCCCAGAAGATTACAACTTAGGAAATGGTGGCCCGATCAGGAGATCGAAAGAGGGCACTATAAAAGGAGCCATCTGGATCGACCCAAACATCGAGGTCAAGATTGCTGACCTCGGCAACGCCTGTTGGGAC GATCACCATTTCACTAACGAAATACAAACGAAACAATACCGAGCCTTAGAAGTGATACTGGATGCTGGCTACAGTTTCCCCGCTGACATCTGGTCCTTAGGATGTGTTGCATTCGAGCTGGCCACAGGGGAATACCTCTTCAACCCCAAAAGATACCAACGCTGTTCGGCAACTGCGGATCACCTCACCCTAATCTGGGAGGTCCTGGACGGTATCCCACCCTACATAACCTCGAAAGGGCGCAACGCAATCCGATACTTCGACAACGGGAGGCTGAGACACGTCGAAGACCATTACCTCAAAATTTGGAAGATAGAAGATGTTCTTGTTGATAAGTACGACTGGAAGAGGATAGACGCGATTCCTTTCGCATCGTTTGTGGAGTCAATGATCGAGCCCGACCCCCAATTAAGGATAACTGCCGCAGCTGCCCTCCAGTCAAGTTGGTTGAATGAATAG
- the LOC123322011 gene encoding SRSF protein kinase 1-like isoform X3, whose amino-acid sequence MPSTREMEKSSYTFLCSPKEIEDYDVGEIKEIADCENKSYPQQEDPAEYCPGGYMPISYKTILGDKYHVVRKLGYGHFSTVWLCENIANKEYVAVKVCKSATVFTAVAQDEIKLLQCTRDKNPDHPGSRNIVQMLDFFNCHSINGNHTAIAFEIMGPSLLHLIIQSDYQGIHIPGVKTIVRQVLEGLVYLHDECNIIHTDIKPENILIKVKDSYVKKMVSTTKKFYDLGVLMPKSYVAADRWTELCSPQEEEVNDETFEWTRNRSFPEDYNLGNGGPIRRSKEGTIKGAIWIDPNIEVKIADLGNACWDDHHFTNEIQTKQYRALEVILDAGYSFPADIWSLGCVAFELATGEYLFNPKRYQRCSATADHLTLIWEVLDGIPPYITSKGRNAIRYFDNGRLRHVEDHYLKIWKIEDVLVDKYDWKRIDAIPFASFVESMIEPDPQLRITAAAALQSSWLNE is encoded by the exons ATGCCTTCAACACGTGAAATGGAAAAGTCCTCGTATACATTCCT GTGTTCCCCGAAAGAGATAGAAGATTATGATGTCGGCGAGATCAAAGAAATCGCGGATTGCGAAAACAAGTCCTATCCTCAGCAGGAGGACCCTGCAGAGTACTGCCCTGGTGGGTACATGCCTATAAGTTACAAAACAATCCTAGGAGATAAATATCACGTAGTCCGAAAACTTGGCTATGGCCATTTTTCCACGGTGTGGCTCTGTGAGAATATAGC GAACAAAGAATATGTGGCTGTTAAAGTGTGCAAGTCAGCAACTGTTTTCACTGCAGTAGCTCAGGACGAAATCAAATTGCTACAGTGTACTAGGGATAAGAACCCCGATCATCCTGGTAGTAGAAATATTGTACAAATGTTAGATTTTTTCAACTGTCATAGTATAAACGGCAATCATACTGCCATCGCCTTCGAAATAATGGGGCCAAGCCTATTGCATCTAATTATTCAAAGCGATTATCAAGGGATTCACATTCCAGGAGTTAAAACCATTGTGAGACAG GTACTCGAAGGGCTTGTATACCTTCACGACGAATGTAACATAATCCATACCGATATTAAGCcagaaaatatactgataaaAGTTAAGGACTCTTATGTTAAGAAAATGGTTAGTACTACGAAAAAATTCTACGACCTGGGTGTTCTGATGCCAAAATCCTATG TTGCAGCCGATAGATGGACCGAACTGTGCAGTCCTCAGGAAGAGGAGGTCAACGATGAAACCTTCGAATGGACAAGGAACAGGTCGTTCCCAGAAGATTACAACTTAGGAAATGGTGGCCCGATCAGGAGATCGAAAGAGGGCACTATAAAAGGAGCCATCTGGATCGACCCAAACATCGAGGTCAAGATTGCTGACCTCGGCAACGCCTGTTGGGAC GATCACCATTTCACTAACGAAATACAAACGAAACAATACCGAGCCTTAGAAGTGATACTGGATGCTGGCTACAGTTTCCCCGCTGACATCTGGTCCTTAGGATGTGTTGCATTCGAGCTGGCCACAGGGGAATACCTCTTCAACCCCAAAAGATACCAACGCTGTTCGGCAACTGCGGATCACCTCACCCTAATCTGGGAGGTCCTGGACGGTATCCCACCCTACATAACCTCGAAAGGGCGCAACGCAATCCGATACTTCGACAACGGGAGGCTGAGACACGTCGAAGACCATTACCTCAAAATTTGGAAGATAGAAGATGTTCTTGTTGATAAGTACGACTGGAAGAGGATAGACGCGATTCCTTTCGCATCGTTTGTGGAGTCAATGATCGAGCCCGACCCCCAATTAAGGATAACTGCCGCAGCTGCCCTCCAGTCAAGTTGGTTGAATGAATAG
- the LOC123321681 gene encoding SKI family transcriptional corepressor 1 homolog-B, producing the protein MDSGKSLSQNETAKKELCPKPNQVSTVILYGVPIVSLVIENQERLCLAQISNTLLKQFSYNEIHNRRVALGITCVQCTPVQLEILRRAGAMPVSSRRCGMITRREAERLCKSFLGDNAPPRLPEDFAFMVHHECAWGCRGQFLPSRYNSSRAKCIKCSMCGLFFSPNKFIFHSHRLSANDKYVQPDAANFNSWRRHMKLSGNPPEEIVHAWEDVKAMFNGGTRKRLLANSISESPQKQAKIEPQPQPIVPSPRIPNCQDLTFPISRVAMDFIYHKPLAFTSYSSFPWLKRSPILFPQDNPFFSMEKSYQSAFKPVQTVVDKSPVEKKEDSDDEVDIETTDDKTTSWDLKEEKVVPQDSTSSVEVVKDLPSLPREELASFSHRIWNLSRLSFEGSDRTNFLYRQDIQRHFAIGSPETSLLRSPHNTNMDIKNNIDCTKCYDQNNMSQL; encoded by the exons ATGGATTCAGGAAAATCATTGTCGCAAAATGAAACAGCCAAAAAAGAATTGTGCCCAAAACCAAATCAG GTCAGCACAGTTATTCTCTATGGAGTACCAATAGTATCTCTGGTAATAGAGAATCAGGAAAGATTGTGCTTAGCTCAGATATCCAACACTCTATTGAAGCAGTTCAGCTATAATGAGATACACAATAGACGAGTGGCTCTAG GTATCACCTGCGTTCAGTGCACGCCTGTGCAGCTGGAGATCCTTCGACGAGCTGGAGCTATGCCAGTATCTTCAAGGAGATGCGGGATGATCACCAGGAGGGAAGCGGAACGTCTATGCAAGAGCTTCTTGGGCGACAACGCCCCTCCAAGGCTACCGGAGGACTTCGCGTTCATGGTGCACCACGAATGCGCTTGGGGGTGCCGTGGTCAATTCCTCCCCTCTCGCTACAACTCATCGAGAGCCAAATGCATCAAGTGTTCAATGTGCGGTTTGTTCTTCTCCCCCAACAAATTCATCTTTCACTCCCACCGTCTGTCGGCCAACGATAAATACGTACAACCAGATGCGGCCAACTTCAATTCCTGGAGACGCCACATGAAACTCAGCGGGAATCCACCGGAAGAGATCGTTCACGCGTGGGAAGACGTGAAGGCCATGTTCAACGGTGGCACCAGGAAGAGGTTGCTGGCCAACTCCATTTCGGAGAGTCCGCAGAAGCAGGCGAAGATCGAGCCGCAGCCTCAGCCTATTGTACCTTCACCACGCATACCGAACTGTCAGGATCTAACGTTTCCGATATCCCGCGTTGCCATGGATTTCATCTACCACAAACCGCTGGCCTTCACTTCGTATTCCTCCTTCCCGTGGTTGAAGAGGAGTCCGATTCTGTTTCCCCAGGACAATCCGTTCTTTTCGATGGAGAAGAGCTACCAGTCAGCTTTCAAGCCTGTCCAGACGGTCGTGGATAAGTCACCGGTCGAGAAGAAAGAGGACAGTGACGATGAGGTTGATATCGAGACCACGGACGACAAGACTACTAGCTGGGACTTGAAGGAAGAGAAG GTGGTACCTCAAGACAGTACATCGAGTGTTGAGGTAGTGAAGGATCTACCATCCTTACCAAGAGAAGAGCTGGCAAGTTTCTCGCATAGAATATGGAATTTATCACGACTTTCTTTCGAAGGATCTGACAGGACGAATTTCCTCTATCGTCAGGATATTCAAAGACATTTCGCCATAGGTTCTCCAG AAACATCGCTTCTGAGAAGTCCGCACAACACTAATATGGACATCAAGAACAATATAGATTGCACAAAATGCTACGATCAAAACAATATGAGTCAGTTATAG
- the LOC123321680 gene encoding sperm acrosomal protein FSA-ACR.1-like yields the protein MILYNTAQHSTAQQSTAQHSTHSRAQPNPAQPSPAQPSPAQPSPAQPSPTQPSPAQPSPAQPSPAQPNPAQPSPAQPSPAQPNPAQPSPAKPSPAQPSPAQQYSTVHTAQQSRAEQSRAEQSRAEQSRAEQSRAEQSRAEQSRVEQSRAEQSRAQHSTAQHSTAQYSTVQFSTAQHSTAQHSTAQHSIVQYRTAQHSTEQHSTAQHRTLQHSTAQHSTAQNLTAQYSTVQHSTAEQSRAEQSRAEQSRAEQSRAEQIRAEQSRAEQSRAEQSRAEQSRAEQSRAEHSRAEQTQHSTAEHSIVQHSTAQVSTAQHSTAQYSSAQHSTAKHSTVQYNIV from the exons ATGATTTTGTACAAcacagcacagcacagcacagcacagcaAAGCACAGCACAGCACAGTACA CACAGCAGAGCCCAGCCCAACCCAGCCCAGCCCAGCCCAGCCCAGCCCAGCCCAGCCCAGCCCAGCCCAGCCCAGCCCAGCCCAACCCAGCCCAGCCCAGCCCAACCCAGCCCAGCACAGCCCAGCCCAGCCCAACCCAACCCAGCCCAGCCCAGCCCAGCCCAGCCCAGCCCAGCCCAGCCCAACCCAGCCCAGCCCAGCCCAGCCAAGCCCAGCCCAGCCCAGCCTAGCCCAGCCCagcagtacagtacagtaca CACAGCACAGCAGAGCAGAGCAGAGCAGAGCAGAGCAGAGCAGAGCAGAGCAGAGCAGAGCAGAGCAGAGCAGAGCAGAGCAGAGCAGAGCAGAGCAGAGCAGAGCAGAGTAGAGCAGAGCAGAGCAGAGCAGAGCAGagcacagcacagcacagcacagcacagcacagcacagTACAGCACAGTACAGTTcagcacagcacagcacagcacagcacagcacagcacagcacagcacagcaTAGTACAGTACAGAacagcacagcacagcacagaacagcacagcacagcacagcacagAACATTacagcacagcacagcacagcaTAGTACAGCACAGAACCTTACAgcacagtacagtacagtacagcaCAGCACAGCAGAGCAGAGCAGAGCAGAGCAGAGCAGAGCAGAGCAGAGCAGAGCAGAGCAGAGCAGAGCAGAGCAGATCAGAGCAGAGCAGAGCAGAGCAGAGCAGAGCAGAGCAGAGCAGAGCAGAGCAGAGCAGAGCAGAGCAGAGCAGAGCAGAGCAGAGCATAGCAGAGCAGAGCAGA cacagcacagcacagcaGAGCACAGCATAGTacagcacagcacagcacaggtcagcacagcacagcacagcacagcacagTACAGCTcagcacagcacagcacagcaAAGCACAGCACAGTACAGTAtaatatagtatag
- the LOC123322011 gene encoding SRSF protein kinase 3-like isoform X2, producing the protein MFCGENVLIGRYKIRVDIINNPIVRMDKNQVHSDYCYANETNYYIDQQLHESADLVSLLYYVLSFAGMIVSIYFLHWSTWYAIFYAPIKEEETERNSNQIENIQPPTTRKQHTLRSASCCRLISVCSPKEIEDYDVGEIKEIADCENKSYPQQEDPAEYCPGGYMPISYKTILGDKYHVVRKLGYGHFSTVWLCENIANKEYVAVKVCKSATVFTAVAQDEIKLLQCTRDKNPDHPGSRNIVQMLDFFNCHSINGNHTAIAFEIMGPSLLHLIIQSDYQGIHIPGVKTIVRQVLEGLVYLHDECNIIHTDIKPENILIKVKDSYVKKMVSTTKKFYDLGVLMPKSYVAADRWTELCSPQEEEVNDETFEWTRNRSFPEDYNLGNGGPIRRSKEGTIKGAIWIDPNIEVKIADLGNACWDDHHFTNEIQTKQYRALEVILDAGYSFPADIWSLGCVAFELATGEYLFNPKRYQRCSATADHLTLIWEVLDGIPPYITSKGRNAIRYFDNGRLRHVEDHYLKIWKIEDVLVDKYDWKRIDAIPFASFVESMIEPDPQLRITAAAALQSSWLNE; encoded by the exons ATGTTTTGCGGTGAGAATGTACTGATTGGCAGATACAAAATTCGCGTCGATATCATAAACAACCCCATCGTTAGAATGGATAAAAATCAAGTGCATTCGGATTATTGTTACGCCAATGAGACTAATTATTACATCGATCAGCAACTCCACGAGTCCGCAGACCTAGTTTCGCTTTTATATTATGTGCTCAGTTTTGCAGGGATGATTGTAAGCATCTACTTTTTACACTGGTCCAC GTGGTACGCGATTTTCTACGCTCCAATTAAAGAAGAAGAAACCGAAAGAAATTCTAAccaaatcgaaaatattcaacctCCAACTACTAGGAAACAACATACGTTACGATCAGCGTCTTGTTGTAGACTAATATCAGT GTGTTCCCCGAAAGAGATAGAAGATTATGATGTCGGCGAGATCAAAGAAATCGCGGATTGCGAAAACAAGTCCTATCCTCAGCAGGAGGACCCTGCAGAGTACTGCCCTGGTGGGTACATGCCTATAAGTTACAAAACAATCCTAGGAGATAAATATCACGTAGTCCGAAAACTTGGCTATGGCCATTTTTCCACGGTGTGGCTCTGTGAGAATATAGC GAACAAAGAATATGTGGCTGTTAAAGTGTGCAAGTCAGCAACTGTTTTCACTGCAGTAGCTCAGGACGAAATCAAATTGCTACAGTGTACTAGGGATAAGAACCCCGATCATCCTGGTAGTAGAAATATTGTACAAATGTTAGATTTTTTCAACTGTCATAGTATAAACGGCAATCATACTGCCATCGCCTTCGAAATAATGGGGCCAAGCCTATTGCATCTAATTATTCAAAGCGATTATCAAGGGATTCACATTCCAGGAGTTAAAACCATTGTGAGACAG GTACTCGAAGGGCTTGTATACCTTCACGACGAATGTAACATAATCCATACCGATATTAAGCcagaaaatatactgataaaAGTTAAGGACTCTTATGTTAAGAAAATGGTTAGTACTACGAAAAAATTCTACGACCTGGGTGTTCTGATGCCAAAATCCTATG TTGCAGCCGATAGATGGACCGAACTGTGCAGTCCTCAGGAAGAGGAGGTCAACGATGAAACCTTCGAATGGACAAGGAACAGGTCGTTCCCAGAAGATTACAACTTAGGAAATGGTGGCCCGATCAGGAGATCGAAAGAGGGCACTATAAAAGGAGCCATCTGGATCGACCCAAACATCGAGGTCAAGATTGCTGACCTCGGCAACGCCTGTTGGGAC GATCACCATTTCACTAACGAAATACAAACGAAACAATACCGAGCCTTAGAAGTGATACTGGATGCTGGCTACAGTTTCCCCGCTGACATCTGGTCCTTAGGATGTGTTGCATTCGAGCTGGCCACAGGGGAATACCTCTTCAACCCCAAAAGATACCAACGCTGTTCGGCAACTGCGGATCACCTCACCCTAATCTGGGAGGTCCTGGACGGTATCCCACCCTACATAACCTCGAAAGGGCGCAACGCAATCCGATACTTCGACAACGGGAGGCTGAGACACGTCGAAGACCATTACCTCAAAATTTGGAAGATAGAAGATGTTCTTGTTGATAAGTACGACTGGAAGAGGATAGACGCGATTCCTTTCGCATCGTTTGTGGAGTCAATGATCGAGCCCGACCCCCAATTAAGGATAACTGCCGCAGCTGCCCTCCAGTCAAGTTGGTTGAATGAATAG